TAGAGAAGAGATATAGCAAGCAGTGTACATGTCAAGAGCACTGGTTCAGTATTAAGGGAGTAATAAGCAGTCGATATTGAACTACGTTGTGATCACCCAGACGCAGCTGTTCTGTCACTTTCAACCTGAGATCTCAAAAGTTGAATGACGAACTTTTTCATTTATAAAGAATTTGTATCTTGTAAAAAGCACTTTGATATAGATTGTATCTTTCAAAAGGCACTTTGATATATCTGGTTGAGGAATGATACATCAATTAACGCAAAACCTGACTCtacttttgcaaccattcttCGTAAAGACCAGTGGCATCGATGTGCCAGTTGCATACGACTGTTACAAGTGGTAAcagctttttttctctcagagaacaagaacCTCACTCATGTCCCATCCTTACCTGATTTTCCATCATATTGTCATTCCATCGACGCTTCTGAGACAAACGAGCTCGTCAGTGTACATTTGTGTAGCCTTTCAGAATTCCCACAtaaaaacaaaatcatgaaaaatTTTGCATCCAAAATATGAAAAGACTCTACAGAATCATTTCAATCAGATCTATCTAACGTCATCAAGTCGACTAACATACAACCCTCTCTTTCCCAAGTAGTTCGCACCATTTCTATAGCTCATACTGTTTGATACTAATTCAACCAGCCTAACTACGTCTtcaggaaaagaagcagcacTGTATCATCCAAATCCCACAATGTTTTCCTCCATTCTTGTGAATCCGTCACCGGCTGTACCACAAAGGCAGCTGTAACCTGGTTGCCGCACCGGATGTTACATTGGTCCGAGGAAGCTAGCGAAGCAGTAACTCCGCAAGcattcaaaaatttgaacCAAAATCTAGCACCTGACTTCACAATCAGGAAGTTCACAGAATCAAAAAATAAACTTCTCTGGAAGCTCCTCAAATAATGCCCCTCTTTGTAAGGCACTTAGTGGAGGTCTCCTCTTCAGCATCAGAGTGCGTGAGAAAGCTTCCAATGTTGCAGCCGTACGCTTCTTGTAGACCGCACGACCGCCTTAGAGGTATATAAACAGAGGAAAATCCCCGGTTATTTGTTCTGAACCATCAATAAGTCTAAACCATGCATCTCGATCTCGCTTCCCACGCCACGGCTTCTAGTGCCTGCCTCTAAATCTCTCGTGAGTTAGTGTAAACGCACCATCCCCGAGCCTCAGGATGCGCACCGCTGCACCCAAGAAATTCTACATGCTTGGCTCCATAGAACAATTTGCCCAAAGGCATCCATACACGAGCACGCCTGCCCAAGAGTATAAATAGGCCCATGAGTTCCTCGTTTTTGTGGGGACGGCTGCATTTGCCAAATTTGCCTACTTTAGCCAGTGCCCTGCTAGAATCTTCCTCTGTGGGTCACACCAACTTCCTGAGCAGCGCCATGGGCAACTATTCCGTGTATTTCCTTCTGAACAATAACGGGATCCAGACAAACTGCTCGGTGTACTCCTTGACCTCGGGCTCGCTACGATTCCAGGAGTACTTCACCGGCGGGTGGCTGGGGAACATCACGCTGGGTTTTCTCCCGGCGTACTACGTGACCAACTGCTCGATTCCCGATCTCCAGCAGCAGATCGCCAACATCCTGTTCAACGAGACAGACTTGGAACGATGGCTACGGGATTACCACAACAACCCTTATAACGTTGCAGACAACGGCGACGCCTTTGTGGCTTTGCTCTTTATGATTCTGGGACTGTGTGTCCTGTGCTGGATGCTCATTCTCTTGTTTTTGCTTTCCCCAAAGTATAAGCGGAAGCCGATAATGACACAGATTGCTACGGGCGTCTACTCCATTGTCCTTACCATCCTTTTGGCCCAGGTGACCTTGCTGGCCCGCAAAGAGTACTACAAAGACTGCTTGGACATGATCCATATTCTCTCGCTCGTGAACGATAAGCAAAAGTACCCGATTGCCTTGATCATTCTGCAGTTCCTCACATGCTTGGCCTTCTTCCAGCTTGTAGTGAAGATGACCAAGCAGCGATACAAGTTCTACAACGGCCTTATTGGTGCCTGCCTAATTGTAATGTACATTATAGTCGATGCAGTGGACTTGGGCATGCTGAGAAACTATTTTGAGCGCATGGCTCATAAACAAAACGAGTTCAGAGCTATCTTCACCGTGGTACTCAAGCTCTTATTCATGATCTGGATATGCATCACCCTTGGTTACCACACATTCAAAGGAACTGCCTCCAGCCCTAGACAAGTGTCTTACTCAAGAAGACTATTGCCATTGGCAGTGTTCACATGGTTTATGCTTGGTCTccacatcatcatcactatTTTGATTGCGAGCTTGTGGGAGAACAAATGGCTTGTCACATCATGGATAACATTCTTGCCTTATCTCCTCGAAATGTACATTCTCACCACCGCGTGGGAATGGTTCTACTCCATTCGCGACTTGGAGCTGAGACTTGAGCTTATTTCCATGCTTGGAAGGAAGATTTCGTTGGATGATGTCATGACTTTTAGCAACGCATACTTCTCGAAGCCAATGTCGTTCCTCAATTGGCTCTCGACACTTTGGAACATGATAAGATGTAAGACTGTGCCCGTTGACAACGATGCGAAGGACATGGCCACGAGCACATTCAGTGAGTCCACTTCGACTGCAGTGAACCACTCGCCCCCGGGTACGCTGAATGCTACAAGAGACCAAGATATTGATCTCGGTGAGGCCCATGTGGGCCAAGCTCGTAACACACTATACTTTGACAGTGTTGGAAACGAGCAagatgacgacgacaaTGATCACGACGACGACAGTGATGGTGAAGGCTATGAAGTTCACTacgttgaagatgacgatgtTTGGGAGCAAGCCAGAGCACAAAATTCTAACCTACCCACCTCACAAACAAATGACACTCAAGAAATGACCCAAGAGGGGCCTTACTCTAGACAAGATGATGTACTTGGCACACAAACTCACGATGACTACAATGATAATGATGACACGAATAATGACGCCTCTCTCCCACCGTTCCAGCCGCTTCCTGGATTCAGCAGAGACGACTACTGGGATGAGAAATAAGGTAACTCGGATTATTTATAGATTATAGACAAATAAAATTTTAATGCAACAGTGATCAAAAATTGAGTCAGCTTTGACTTCACGAGCTAAATCAGTAAGTTCTACCTATTcatgttgcaaaaaaagtatGCGATTTCTGTGGATCGAACACAGGACCTCCAGACCTTCAGTCTGACGCTCTCCCAACTGAGCTAAAACCGCAAAGAACCCACGCCGGGACTCGAACCCggaatcttttgattagAAGTCAAATGCGCTAACCATTACGCCACGCAGGCGATGTTCTTACTGAAATGAGTGCACAATATCTGTGAATAATATATTCAGTTCTTGTATGCAGGATGAACAGGACATAcaaatggttgcgaaaacGCGGTATGCACACAACGGGAATTTTCCGAGATCAGCACAACGACGTGTTTATACATCTTGACCTTAGCGACTGTCAATCAAGGTATacatcaaaaacaaaaaaaaagaaaggaaatAGGATAAAAGGCACTCAGGAGTACTAGCGGTTTTCTTAGCCTTACCAGAATGCCAACTTCCCAAGGAACATTCGTCCAAGCCAAGGTGACTTATAAATCCAACACAAAAATACCAGATAAACGCTTTGAGCAATGGTTCTTGTTGCACTGTGACACCCTTAGATCTTGGAAGGAATATGACAGCAAGCAAGAAGATAAGAAATACGCTATCGCTTTAATCGATGTCGGGCTGAACAGGTTGCCTCCTCGTTTGCCAAACAAAGTAGCCAGACAGCTCTCAGAGGATCCTTCAAAGGACCCCTTAGCGTCGTACTATCACCAATTGATGGCTTTGCCACTGGACCCTGATGCAGAAATCGATAGAGCCCTTACAGTGGGCAAAGCGCTTGAGAAAATACTTGCCAAAGAGCAGCAAGTGAGAGAAGCCATAGCCAAACTCCcgaaaaatgaagagtaCCCCACAGAATGTCAGATGGAGGTCTTCATTGATCACTGCGACAAACCATATTGTCGCAAGTGCAGAGAGGTGGGCCACAATTGTCAACCTAGGCCGTCCAAAGGTAAACAGAAAGCTGCGAGTTGTCCACACGAAAGTAAGTGTCGTGTTTCAGGTGATCATTTAGTATCCACCTGTCCCCAGAACCAGAATGCCAATAAGTTCCCGGTGAAATCTAAATCAAACAAAGGAAATCAATACACTCAacgaaagaaaaaggctCCCATCGTGGACGCGGAAGGTTTTCAACAGGTGGGAAGAAGCAAGCAAACTCCACTTGCCAAACCTTGTCCGCAAAATGTGCCTACATCCGCAAGGCAAGGCTTTGCTGTCTTAGAGGATTGATCCCTCTCGAGCGAATCCATGCCTCCCGCCCATGCTCCAATTGCCGACCAGGAGACACTGGCAAACCA
This DNA window, taken from Candidozyma auris chromosome 7, complete sequence, encodes the following:
- the DFG16 gene encoding Dfg16p → MGNYSVYFLSNNNGIQTNCSVYSLTSGSLRFQEYFTGGWSGNITSGFLPAYYVTNCSIPDLQQQIANISFNETDLERWLRDYHNNPYNVADNGDAFVALLFMISGSCVSCWMLILLFLLSPKYKRKPIMTQIATGVYSIVLTILLAQVTLSARKEYYKDCLDMIHILSLVNDKQKYPIALIISQFLTCLAFFQLVVKMTKQRYKFYNGLIGACLIVMYIIVDAVDLGMSRNYFERMAHKQNEFRAIFTVVLKLLFMIWICITLGYHTFKGTASSPRQVSYSRRLLPLAVFTWFMLGLHIIITILIASLWENKWLVTSWITFLPYLLEMYILTTAWEWFYSIRDLESRLELISMLGRKISLDDVMTFSNAYFSKPMSFLNWLSTLWNMIRCKTVPVDNDAKDMATSTFSESTSTAVNHSPPGTSNATRDQDIDLGEAHVGQARNTLYFDSVGNEQDDDDNDHDDDSDGEGYEVHYVEDDDVWEQARAQNSNLPTSQTNDTQEMTQEGPYSRQDDVLGTQTHDDYNDNDDTNNDASLPPFQPLPGFSRDDYWDEK